A single window of Ananas comosus cultivar F153 linkage group 19, ASM154086v1, whole genome shotgun sequence DNA harbors:
- the LOC109725087 gene encoding probable glycosyltransferase At5g20260, which translates to MEKRFEVWIYNEGEPPITHGGPESSIYAIEGHFISEIEDEKNPLRARRPDEAHVFFLPISIVNIVKYIYRRDMIDYWGPQRRLGADYVDVIASKYPYWNRSEGADHFIVSCHDWAPYLSGANPQLYKNSICVICNANMSEGFERGKDVTLPEVNVKGRRLPRHHTINRPPTERTILAFFAGGSHGYLRELLLRHWQGKDREVVVYEYLPRGLNYDEFMSSTKYCLCPSGYEVASPRIVESITSGCVPVIISVNYSLPFSDVLDWSKFSVQIPVEKIPEIKTILQGISGRRYEVLRARVAQVRRHFELNRPAKRLDVIHMVLHSIWLRRLNLRLPY; encoded by the exons ATGGAGAAGAGATTCGAGGTGTGGATATACAACGAAGGCGAGCCACCGATCACGCACGGCGGTCCGGAGTCGAGCATTTATGCTATCGAAGGGCATTTCATCAGTGAGATAGAGGATGAGAAGAATCCGCTGAGAGCTCGCCGCCCTGACGAGGCTCATGTGTTCTTTCTCCCCATCAGCATTGTCAACATTGTAAAGTACATCTACCGCCGCGACATGATCGACTACTGGGGGCCTCAGCGCCGCTTAGGCGCAGATTACGTGGATGTGATAGCTAGTAAGTATCCTTACTGGAATCGCAGCGAGGGGGCCGATCATTTCATAGTCTCCTGCCATGATTGG GCACCGTACCTTTCCGGTGCCAATCCTCAGCTCTACAAGAACTCGATTTGCGTGATCTGCAACGCGAACATGTCGGAAGGCTTCGAGCGTGGAAAGGACGTCACGCTTCCCGAAGTAAACGTCAAAGGTCGGCGCCTCCCCCGTCACCACACGATCAACCGTCCGCCAACCGAAAGAACGATCCTCGCATTCTTTGCAGGGGGGTCGCATGGCTACCTCAGGGAACTCCTGCTTCGACACTGGCAGGGGAAGGATCGGGAAGTCGTCGTCTACGAGTACCTGCCGAGGGGCCTGAACTATGACGAGTTCATGAGCTCGACCAAGTACTGCTTGTGTCCCAGCGGGTACGAGGTAGCAAGCCCAAGGATCGTGGAGTCGATAACATCAGGTTGTGTACCGGTGATCATATCCGTGAACTACTCATTGCCTTTCAGTGATGTGCTTGATTGGAGTAAATTCTCAGTGCAGATACCTGTTGAGAAGATTCCTGAGATCAAGACCATACTACAAGGAATTTCTGGGCGGCGGTACGAAGTATTACGGGCGAGGGTGGCTCAGGTGCGGCGCCACTTTGAGCTCAACCGACCCGCGAAGAGGTTGGATGTGATCCACATGGTGCTTCACTCCATATGGTTGAGGAGGCTAAATCTGAGGCTTCCTTATTGA